Proteins co-encoded in one Aspergillus fumigatus Af293 chromosome 6, whole genome shotgun sequence genomic window:
- the gpi16 gene encoding GPI-anchored transamidase subunit GPI16 produces the protein MVVRSFFPLLSLLIALATFTSASSDYHEALVLQPLPQSSLLASFNFRGNTSQEAFNQRHFRYFPRALGQILQHTHTKELHIRFTTGRWDAESWGTRPWNGTKEGNTGVELWAWIDAPDSESAFARWISLTQSLSGLFCASLNFIDSTRTTRPVVSFEPTGNHYPSSDLHLLHGTLPGEVVCTENLTPFLKLLPCKGNAGVSSLLDGHKLFDASWQSMSVDVRPVCPQGGKCLMQIEQTVDIVLDIERSKRPRDDPIPRPVPNDQLSCDISKPYHSDDTCYPLERGSGKGWSLNEVFGRTLNGICSLDDGERPGEEAICLRMPHEQVVYTTSGVEETKRPDGYTRCFTLQPSGTFDLVIPEQSHTSLAPRDEPVLSAERTIVGHGQERGGMRIIFGNPSDAHPVDFIYFETLPWFLRPYVHTLRATITGRNGTTRSVPVSHIVKETFYRPAIDRERGTQLELALSVPAASIVTLTYDFEKAILRYTEYPPDANRGFNVAPAVIKLSSASGNTIAHDTPIYMRTTSLLLPLPTPDFSMPYNVIILTSTVIALAFGSIFNLLVRRFVTADQAAALTAQTLKGRLLGKIVALRDRISGKRSKVE, from the exons ATGGTTGTCCGCTCCTTTTTCCCCCTACTGTCCCTCCTGATCGCGTTGGCGACCTTCACATCCGCCTCATCGGACTACCATGAAGCTCTCGTCCTGCAGCCGCTTCCTCAATCCTCCCTGCTAGCGTCATTCAATTTCAGGGGCAACACTTCTCAAGAAGCCTTTAATCAGCGGCATTTTCGCTACTTCCCTCGTGCTCTTGGCCAAATCCTACAACACACCCACACCAAGGAGCTACATATTCGGTTCACAACAGGGAGATGGGATGCTGAAAGCTGGGGTACACGTCCCTGGAACGGGACGAAGGAAGGAAATACAGGTGTAGAGCTATGGGCATGGATTGATGCGCCGGACAGTGAAAG CGCATTTGCCCGATGGATATCCTTGACCCAGTCACTGTCTGGTCTGTTCTGCGCATCGCTGAATTTCATTGATTCGACTCGAACGACTCGACCGGTTGTATCATTTGAGCCTACCGGGAATCATTACCCTTCCAGTGacctgcatctgctgcatgGAACGCTTCCTGGAGAAGTTGTCTGTACGGAGAACCTGACGCCCTTTCTGAAATTACTTCCCTGCAAGGGCAACGCTGGTGTTTCTAGTCTGCTGGATGGACACAAACTATTTGATGCTTCCTGGCAGAGCATGTCTGTTGATGTGCGTCCCGTCTGCCCTCAAGGCGGGAAGTGTCTTATGCAAATCGAACAAACAGTAGACATTGTGTTAGACATTGAGCGCTCCAAACGGCCTCGAG ACGACCCGATTCCACGTCCTGTTCCTAATGATCAGTTGAGCTGTGACATTTCGAAGCCTTATCATTCAGACGATACCTGTTATCCTCTGGAAAGGGGCTCGGGCAAAGGCTGGAGCTTGAACGAGGTTTTTGGTCGTACTTTAAATGGCATTTGTTCccttgatgatggcgaaCGTCCTGGTGAAGAAGCAATCTGCTTGCGGATGCCGCATGAGCAAGTGGTATATACCACATCTGGAGTGGAAGAGACGAAAAGGCCCGACGGCTACACCCGTTGTTTTACCTTGCAACCATCCGGCACATTTGACTTGGTGATCCCGGAGCAATCTCACACGAGCTTGGCCCCTCGGGATGAACCGGTCTTGAGTGCGGAACGCACGATTGTtggccatggccaagaaAGAGGCGGCATGCGTATTATTTTTGGCAACCCATCGGATGCGCATCCTGTCGACTTCATCTATTTTGAGACTCTGCCCTGGTTCTTGCGGCCCTATGTCCACACATTACGCGCGACGATCACAGGGCGCAACGGAACCACTAGATCGGTTCCCGTCTCGCACATTGTGAAAGAGACATTTTACAGACCGGCCATCGATAGAGAAAGAGGAACACAGTTGGAACTTGCACTCTCTGTGCCTGCTGCTTCCATCGTCACTCTCACCTATGACTTCGAGAAGGCAATTCTACGCTATACCGAGTATCCACCGGACGCCAACCGTGGCTTCAACGTCGCTCCTGCAGTTATCAAACTGTCTAGCGCGAGCGGCAACACCATTGCCCACGATACTCCGATCTATATGCGCACCAccagcctcctcctcccgctACCAACTCCCGACTTCAGCATGCCGTACAACGTGATCATCTTGACCAGTACAGTGATTGCGCTTGCGTTCGGAagcatcttcaatctcctggTCCGCCGTTTTGTCACAGCTGATCAGGCTGCTGCGCTTACCGCGCAAACCCTGAAAGGCAGACTGCTAGGGAAGATTGTAGCTCTAAGAGATCGTATCAGCGGAAAGAGGTCAAAGGTAGAATAG
- a CDS encoding LUC7 domain-containing protein: MAAEQRKLLEQLMGADQLIGTGGGSRNAQLQITDPKVCRSYLVGTCPHDLFTNTKQDLGPCPKVHSEGLKTEYETASAAEKAKWGFEFDYMRDMQKYIDDCDRRIDSAQRRLEKTPDEIRQTNNLLKQISDLTKTINTGLLEVSVLGETGAVAQALNELHKIRTAKHQKETCERELKNLQDTSGPSGHQKLQVCDVCGAYLSRLDNDRRLADHFFGKMHMGYSDMRKTYKKLSEELKGRPPPVRHHDDDEGGWGGRSGGGRGPRYGGGGGGYRKRGGRW; encoded by the exons ATGGCAGCCGAACAAAGAAAGCTGCTTGAGCAGCTTATGGGAG CGGACCAACTCATAGGTACCGGCGGCGGCTCTCGCAATGCGCAGCTTCAGATTACAGATCCTAAGGTCTGTCGCTCGTACCTGGTTGGAACTTGCCCGCACGATCTCTTCACCAATACCAAGCAAGATCTGGGTCCTTGTCCCAAAGTGCATAGTGAAGGACTGAAGACGGAGTACGAGACCGCCTCAGCggccgagaaggcgaaaTGGGGCTTTGAGTTCGACTACATGCGCGATATGCAGAAATATATCGACGATTGTGATCGCAGGATTGACTCCGCCCAGCGACGATTAGAGAAAACTCCCGATGAGATCAGACAGACAAATAACCTT CTGAAACAAATCTCCGACCTCACAAAGACTATCAATACTGGTCTCCTTGAAGTTTCCGTCCTCGGTGAAACTGGTGCCGTGGCCCAAGCGCTTAACGAACTACACAAGATTCGTACCGCCAAACACCAAAAAGAGACCTGTGAGCGCGAACTCAAGAATCTCCAAGATACCTCCGGTCCATCCGGTCATCAAAAGCTGCAGGTTTGCGACGTCTGCGGAGCCTATCTGAGTCGTCTTGATAACGATCGCCGCTTGGCCGATCACTTCTTCGGCAAGATGCACATGGGTTATTCAGACATGCGCAAGACGTACAAAAAGCTCAGCGAAGAGCTCAAGGGGCGCCCACCTCCTGTCCGCCAccatgatgacgacgaaggCGGTTGGGGTGGCCGCTCAGGTGGTGGACGAGGCCCACGTtacggtggtggtggtggcggatACAGGAAACGAGGCGGACGGTGGTGA